The genomic DNA agctctcctctcctccccatcttCACTTCATCAACCCCTGAAAGTTAGATCTAGTGTCCCGCATGGAGCACACAGTGGCAGAAATACTGCAACCCACTCAGCTCCAGTGGTTCCAGACTCCATGCTGGTGAAGGCCCTCATAGCCTGTAATCTGGTGCCCCACTGTGCCCAGTGCTTGTGGGATTCTGCCAGTGGTATAgataataaatactattttttataCCATTCCATCTGGTTAACTCAGTCAACCCAGTTCCCTGCCCAGCTTCCTTTTGGATTTCCCAGGCATAAGCTTTGGCTCACATATGTCATCCCAAATTATTGAGGTTCGCCCCTGGCTCCTGTTTTGGCACAGTCTGCAATTAGGCTGGAAAGAGTGCATCACTCTCATCCTTACCTGGAATGCCGGGGGGGCCAGGAGGTCCTGGGGGGCCTTGGTAGCCTCGGAAGCTGTAGTCTCCATGGCAACATTTGCTGCAGTCTGGGGGCAGTCCTCCGGTTGGTGGAgactttaaaaagatacaaagagaAGTGTCAGAGAAAGGTAAGTATGAGTAATTAGGACTTTTGAATTTCCTCTGGCTTCTAGGTAATTTTCATTCCAAACAACCCACAACAACATCAGAAAAGAAAGTGAGTATGTCAATGGCAAAGGAGTCAGGGAGTAGCTAAGGTGAGGTGAAAGTCAGAAGGCCAAGGACAGGAGAGTCAACAGAAGAGCATGCTCTTTGGAAAGGACCGTGAGTGGGGGTGAGGATCGGAACAGGATTTCTGGGAAGCGTGTTCCTGACACTGCAGGTGTCAGGAAAAGAGGAGGCTCTTTCAGAGGAGGAGTTGGAAACATTCCCTGTCTTCCAACTGCCAGGCGTCTCGGATGTAGCTAGATGGAGTCAATGACCCTCAAATGATAAAATTTACCAACTTCAAATATAATTAAGACTCTCCATATTTACGATACCAGGTTAAGAGTTCTTAGAAACTCTGAATTGTAGCTTCTCAAACAGTCACAACACACACAAATTATCTTAGGAAATTAAGGAAAGAATATTCATTAACCCAATAAATTCTTATTAATTGTCTACATTTTTTTTGatgtctaattttatttttttaattaaaaaatttttaaattgaagtgttgtcactgattttcaatgttgtgttagtttctggtgttcagcatagtgattcaattatacatatatattctttttcctattctttttcattataggttattacaagatattgaatatggttccctgtgctatacagtaggatcctgttgtttatctatttagttATTTATATCTTGATACAaatttaacttcctttttttaactTCCACTTTAACATGATGTTCTGTTTTATATTCCACTTGACAATTTAAAGTTATTGTCGCATGATTTGAACTGAGATTTAATGAGTACTTAGTGGATACTAAATGTATTCAAATAGGACACTGAGTTAAATGCTTATTTATTCAGagataaatttctaaaatttgtacTTAGTGTCAAGGAGCTAGAGATTTGGCAGAAGTTAATTGACAGAAGAGTTCGAGTTGCTTATAAATTTGGAGTCTCACTCATCTACATTGGcaatttgatttttaatcataGCATACAAAGGATTTGTGGAAACTTTCTTGGACACCAATTATAATTCAATGGTTTTCTGAAAATAGCATATTGTTGCTAAAGGATTCATTTTGAAAAAGGAAGGGAggtagagagagaggaaggaaggaaaagagggagggagaaagagagaaagggagaaagggaggaaggaagaagtcaTTTAAAATTCAAGTTTTCTCCATCATTAGAAATCCAAGCAGAAAAATGAATCAAGGCTTCATATTGCTGCATCTCTAGACTTTACTCTTAGTTTCCAGTAGAAAATAAGCTtggatatgatccagcaatcccatgccTGGGCATACATACATTCAGaggaaattataatttgaaaagatacatggaccccaatgtttatagcagcactatttacaatagccaagacatggaagcaacctaaatgtccattgacagatggttGGATAAAGATGATAggatacacacacgtacacacacacacacacacacacacacactggaatactattcagccataaagaggaataaaataatgccatttgcagcaacatagatggacctggagattgtcgtagtaagtgaagtaagccagaaagagaaagaaaaataccatatgatatcaattatatgtggaatctaaaaaaaaaatgaggcaaatgaacttattttaaaaacagaaacagactcacagacatagaaaacaaatttgtggttaccaaggaggaaggagggagtggaGAAATAATtcaggaatttgggatttgcagatactaactactacatataaaatagataaacagcaaggtcctcctgtatagcccagggaactatattcaatgccttgtaatagcctataatgaaaaagaatatgaaaaggaatatatatgtataactgaatcactatgctatgcaccagaaattaacacaacattgtaaactgactacacttcaattaaaaaacattttttaaatgcagaaatggTTATGAGTCACATTAAAAGTCaacaaaacctcaaaaaaaaaatacaaaaaagagcTCAGACTTTTTCCTTACTCTCATTCCTTTCTCCTGAAGGTTCTCACCTAGCTATTAAGAAAAAATGCAGAATAGTATCTACAGTCCACACAAATTTCCCTGCAACAGCTCAGAGCCCAATCTCAAGTGATCAGGAGCTACAATCAGAAGTTACCTCCCAGTCTAATCACCTAAAATTCAAGTTTTCTCGATCATTATTCCCAATCTGGACAGGTATGGGAGTCTATGAAAACCTTTTATAAAACTGGTGGAGGAAAAGATAAACAGTGAAAGCAGTGGTCTGAGACGAGGGACTTCAGACACTTGGAAAGTCAGACACCACAGCACCACCCCTCCTTCTCATCCAAAGATGCAATCTGAGAAGTAAGTATTCCATTAATTTCCTGGGATGATTTTGCTAATATGAAATACAGCCTTTTAAGCTCCAAGAAATCCTAGGTTCTGCCAATAATGAATTttagggaaagagaagggaggggaaggagggaaaatcCTGAAGTGGAAACCATTCGtttaaaaatagaagtgaaaAACTGAGCTGTTAAGAACTACAGAAAGAGAACTGGACTGGAACCAGAACACCCATCTCAGTTCCGTGTAAATTTCATGAAGTCACTTTTCCCCATACATCATTTTCCTTGTCTACTAAATTAAAGGATTGGGTAAGATGGCCATGAATTTTCTTTCCAGCTCTATAATGCAAACAAAGATACTGAAGTCTTTTCCAAAGCCTCAAATAGTGACTTAGACTTTGCTTTTTAGTCTAGTATCTGGGCATGAGAAGCTAGCTCTGGAGATGGGGTTGGTCAGCATCAGAGCTAGCTGGGACTGAGTGAATGCCCAAACACTTCGAGAGCATAGAGATGCCACCAAAACAGAAGAGACTTCTGGTCACTAAGTCCAGCACCTCCTGAGAACCCTCCTGCAACATTTCACAATGGGGTCCTCCCTCTGGCCCGGTCTTTCAAATTTCATTCAAGTGGAACAATGTTTGTGGGCCTTTGGATGGACCCTTAGAACATATTGGCTGGATGTGTTCGCTGAGTTTTCTCCCAGGGAAGGGAAAGTCACATACTAGATAGTTACTGTCTATACCCCCTTAAGTTTATCAACCCATTTCCCAAAATTAGGTCAAATTTGTATACCAAGAACATGCAAATGGGCAGCATGGGAGGAAGGAGGCATCCCTAAGACAAGACCCATCCGTTTTGTAGATGGAGACGTAGAGGCAGCTACACAGAATGGAGCGCTACTTCCGTAAATGACTCTAGGAGTTTTCACccaaggaggagggaagagaaaaaaggcgaagggaagaggaagagggagagacaggtgTCCAGGAAGAGGACGGAGACTGATAAAGGTGAATAATGAAAAGCGACAGAGGAGAAAATGTCAGGAAAAGAGAGTCCAGTCTGCTCATCCCCATCTCTGCACATACCCGATGGCCAGAGTCATCTTTCCAGAACACAAACCTGATTAGCTCCCCACCCTGCTAtgaacaaacagacagacaaaactTTTGCTGGCAAAATTAGGTTGAAGCTTCTCTACCGGCCAACAGACTCATCCCGCCTGACACTAAAACCACTCATGTCTTCTTCCCCAGCCGGCGCTCCAGCCACACCCGCTCCTCCAAGTTTCTCTCCAGGCTCTTGCTGTGGCacgcattttttttaattttagtttttccgTGGATAGCCATCCCTTTTGTCTCATCTTTTGAGATTCAGCTTAGCGGCCACCACCATTCTGATTGTTTTCCCCCAACTCCCTTTTATGCATTGTCGTTCATCGCGTGATACTTCATGAGCTGTTCATTTATCCCCACGAGAGCCCTTCGGAACTGCTCAGAGATAGGCGCTTGGGCATATTTACCGCCATCCTCAAGCTTGGCACATAACAGAAGCACAGGAAATGATTGGTGAAAGAAGCGGGGAAAAATAGgattaaaggaaaagaagagctaGGGGAAgcgaggaaagaaggaaaaacacagtaCAATCCAAAGTTCAAAGTGGTCTCCACTTCAATGGCAGAGAGTTGCACTGAAACCTCTAGAATATCAGTGTTTCTTGTTGGAGGCTGGTttggaaatatttcagaaatctAAGGAAGTTTGAAAGTCCCCCTCCTTTCAAAAAGCCTggcttaaacaaaaaaaaaaaaaaaaaaaagaaaaagcaaaaaacagaaaGTGGCTTCTAACCCATTCATCTGATTTCAGCATGTTAGATGCCTAGGGGCACCAGTAGGTGGGGTGAAAAAGAAACGTAATTTGGATTTCAGTTGCCTACTGGGGTGTTGGTTGCCAAGAACTAATGAGAAAGGACAGCCTGCATCTGCCTCCTGCCGCCTCTGGGGGCTCACACTGCCATGGCCGGGAAGGATCCAGCAAAGATCCTTTTATTGAAACAGAAAGTCCAGATCAAGGCTTGGACAAAAGTGAAAATGTCTTCACCCCTGAGAAAACCTCAGATTAGCCCTCATTGCTCTTCAGCCAAAAGGTTGTCGGATGAACGGACAAGCTCTAAAAGTGGCTTTCAAAAAACAGGATTGTATTGGAGGTTATCATTTCTTCTGTGGCTCATCAAAGGAACAGTGTTTTCTTGGCACAGCCCCACAGAATGGTGCATTTGTGGCCAAGTTAGACATCCCAGGTTTGTCCCAGATCTACAGCTACTTCCGCGTGTGACCTTGGTCTGATCATACTACCAGTCTCAATCAAAACTTCTCAGTCTGTGGTGGGAGGGGTTTCGATTTCAGTTTCATGGACTTTTTCGGGGCCTATTCAATGCATAGAAGCAGTCACTTCCTGTGGTAAAACCTATTTGTTCAAAGATCATATAATTCAGAGTAACTCTCCTCGTCCCCTTGTCTGATTACCACATGCTTGATACCTAGAAGGTAAATCAAAATCTGCTGCTTCTGtgtgttgtgcacctgaaactaatataatgttatatgtcaattacacctccattaaaatgtttttcattaaaaaataataaaggcaaattaaaaaaacctGTTTCTTCCTGttcttaatgttttaaattaaattgagTTTCATGAATTTGCCATTCACTACACTGAAACCTCAACTCACTGCCATACCACCCTGAAAGAGTTAAAGGTGTTTCCTTGGACGCTGAGCTTacacacccagaaataaatcAAGTCCTCTGTGATTATCAGGCATTGCATCACACAACACAATCAGGTTTGCATTTTAAATACAGAcagccttttttttgttttaactcttTGGTCCTTTTTAAAACGGGGTGAATATAGAGGCTTAGTAACCTAGAACTCCATAAATCAAACAACAAAGCCTGGTGTGAAATGTCACAGTAGATTCGCACATCGAATGAAAAACTCAAAGGGCAGCTTCTCCTGGCTGGGAAGCAATTAAGCACGTCCAATTTTCTTATGATCTGCAAATGATTATCTACAGTGGTCATCTGTCTGCAAAGGTCAGCGCTCTTCCTTTCCACACCAGCAGAGCCAGAAAGAAACCAAGTCACAGAGAGCAGGGAGCTGGCCGCCGCTGTACCCCTTTCTGATGGGGCGGCTGCAGCCTCTCTTTATCTCAGTACATCCATGATTTTCCAACAGAGACCGGCAGCGCCCCAAGTATCCCAGAGCAACCCAGAGAGAGACCCACAAGCAGCGCAATCCACTTCTCGAAAGCATTGATCCTAGGAAtcaaagctgaaaagaaaagaagagaagagaagagaagagaagagaagagaagagaagagaagagaaaagaaatgaaaagaaaagaaaagaaaagaaaagaaaagaaaagaaaagaaaagaaaagaaaagaaaagaaaaaagagcaagagTAACACAACTCATTAAACTTTGACAGTAATCCTTAGAAGAGAATTCTGAGTACCTGGCCCCAGAATGGGGTGATCTGGGCTAGGTCATCTACCTCGGGGTGCGGTAGCTCATCTGGTCTCAGGGATTTTAGGTCTGTAGAAGTGTTATTATCCACAGTCCCAGATTTAGGATGGCTCCGCTCTCTCACTTTCTCCCTCCTGGAGCCGCTACGGCCAGTCTGCTGATGGCTTTGCACTATTCTTGCCACCACTTTATTAGCTCTTCTGCTCACCTCCATGTATTCATCTTGACACAGGcaaaaagggaggaaaagcaaAACCAGCAGGTGCCAGCAGACGAGCTGCCTCCCGTGCATGATTCTCAATAGAGCCACAGAGCCTCTGGGAGAAGACGGCTGGGGCTCCAGGCGCCGTGGTCTCTTCGGGCAAGTGCCAAGGCTGGAGATGAGAGCTGCAGCCGGCCGGGCGGTTTTATACTTGGGTGGGTAATAAATAAGGCTGCAGTCATGCCAGAGGGAGAGCAGCCCTCCTCCGCCAGCAGAACAGCCCCCATTCATCACTTTCCCACACCACAGGCAAAACGATATGTGTGCACAGCTCCCAGTTGGTGGGGTTCATAAATGTCACACCTTGGCACGTTTTTTTGTTAAAGTGTGGAGAAAACATACACAACCAGctggaaacaggcagcatgtgtCCAGTGGTTTGCTTTTGCGATTAGACATGGAAAGGCCACGCCTTCTGCGGTCTAAGATGTCTTTTGGAAAAACCGGTTCCTGGGCTTGCCAGGAAATTCGGGCTTAACTGCATCAATTCCGTCTGAAACGGCAGTGGGAACCTGTTCAGGGCAATCAAAGGAGCTCTGCACCCTCATTGTGCAGTTAATATTTCCCCACTGCAGTCCACTTAAAGAAACTCATTTCCCCTTCTGGCTCCGGCACAGAAGGCAGTTGGGTGACTCCACAATGCTAAGCTGGAATCAGGTGCAGAGTCTCTGGGTTTAGCAAAAGCATTTCCCCATCCTaggtttcatttccttttccctgAAGTTTCCAGGAGCCAGAGGTAGATCAAAGTGGACCAAGTCGCTTATTACCAGATGATGATAGAGAATCCTGCTTCGTGTTAAAAGAAGGTTTTCTGTCTCTGGCCACTCTTCCTTCTGACATATTCTTGATTAAaattgaagaaatggaaagaaaacagcCTCCTCCAAGTAGATCAGGATGGAGAGAATTATCATTTCCTTTATGAAACTTGCCACATTTTTATGAATTCAGCCAAAGAGAAAATGAGCACTCTAACTTCTTCCTGATGATAAATTAAGAGACCTTATGTAGTTTTGCCACTAAAAATTGCTTCTATTTCCGTATCCTTTAATATGACTCATCACTCACATACCAAAAAGTCACTGCCTCCTCCATGAGGACAGAAGAGATTCTGGGACTTAGAGGCAGTGAGTGGCCAGGGTGTTGCTCAGAGGATAAGGGTGGCACCATAGGAAGCCAACCTGGAGAAGCCTGGCCTGACGAGGAGGAGGCAACGGAGCAGCTAGAGAGAGTACTGCTCACAGCCTCCCTCCCTACTCAGCGAAGGGGCTTGGGAACCAGGAGCTGTCTCCTGAGGTGAGATGTGTCACTCCCACAACTACCAGAGCCGCTGCATCTCAAGCCCACATTTATACATAGAAAGGCTGTGATGTGGAGGATGGAGCGAGAGAGTCAGTAAAACGAACGCTCTCCAGGTCACAAACGCGGGGACTTTGGGAGTCATGCTTACGCCAAGCAGGCAGCTCCCCCAGAGTGGGGTATCAGAAACTCTGCCATCCTTATTTCATAAGTCTACCCTTAGGCATCCAGAATTTCCCCACTGGAGGAGTCTTTGAGTTCCGTGATGAGTGCCCTTGGGCAAATATCTGGGGGGAAGGTAGCACATCCAGCCGTCACCTGGCATCAGCTCTTACTGAGGACTTTGTAACAGACCTGGAGATGGAGGCTGGGGAAGGCCAGCTCTCAGGTCTTGCGGACGAGCAAGATGGGATATTGCCATGGGAGaagaggcccagggcagggcctgcctcAGTGGGGACGCCTTCATCATCAGGGAGGCCTGGAAAACATTTTCAGGGAGACCACAAAGCAAGAAACATCTCTGAAATCGAGGTCACCTAATTCACAAGTTTTCaaagagcttcctggcagctccTACAGCCTGGACCAGATGGCTGAGTAGCTCCAAGTCCACGCCTTCTGACTTTCAGCTGCATCAAGACTTTCCACTGGTGTTTCCCATCTTTTTGTCTATTCTGGTGGTTCTCAAACCCATCTACATAATAAAATTAACCAGGAAGCTTCTAAATATATCAGAGCCTGGATCCCATCCCAGACAaactgagtcagaatctctggTGGAGCCCATGCACTAAGAGGTTTTCTAAACTCCTTGAGATGATTCCTATGTGTGATCGGGGTTAGGAATCACTGACCCTCCTTTCCT from Camelus bactrianus isolate YW-2024 breed Bactrian camel chromosome 3, ASM4877302v1, whole genome shotgun sequence includes the following:
- the C1QTNF3 gene encoding complement C1q tumor necrosis factor-related protein 3 isoform X2; its protein translation is MNGGCSAGGGGLLSLWHDCSLIYYPPKYKTARPAAALISSLGTCPKRPRRLEPQPSSPRGSVALLRIMHGRQLVCWHLLVLLFLPFCLCQDEYMEVSRRANKVVARIVQSHQQTGRSGSRREKVRERSHPKSGTVDNNTSTDLKSLRPDELPHPESPPTGGLPPDCSKCCHGDYSFRGYQGPPGPPGPPGIPGNHGNNGNNGATGHEGAKGEKGDKGDLGPRGERGQHGPKGEKGYPGVPPELQIAFMASLATHFSNQNSGIIFSSVETNIGNFFDVMTGRFGAPVSGVYFFTFSMMKHEDVEEVYVYLMHNGNTVFSMYSYETKGKSDTSSNHAVLKLAKGDEVWLRMGNGALHGDHQRFSTFAGFLLFETK
- the C1QTNF3 gene encoding complement C1q tumor necrosis factor-related protein 3 isoform X1; translated protein: MNGGCSAGGGGLLSLWHDCSLIYYPPKYKTARPAAALISSLGTCPKRPRRLEPQPSSPRGSVALLRIMHGRQLVCWHLLVLLFLPFCLCQDEYMEVSRRANKVVARIVQSHQQTGRSGSRREKVRERSHPKSGTVDNNTSTDLKSLRPDELPHPEVDDLAQITPFWGQSPPTGGLPPDCSKCCHGDYSFRGYQGPPGPPGPPGIPGNHGNNGNNGATGHEGAKGEKGDKGDLGPRGERGQHGPKGEKGYPGVPPELQIAFMASLATHFSNQNSGIIFSSVETNIGNFFDVMTGRFGAPVSGVYFFTFSMMKHEDVEEVYVYLMHNGNTVFSMYSYETKGKSDTSSNHAVLKLAKGDEVWLRMGNGALHGDHQRFSTFAGFLLFETK